One stretch of Syntrophorhabdaceae bacterium DNA includes these proteins:
- a CDS encoding response regulator gives MNKSLLEGKKILAVDDEPDVLVVLEEEIKDACPSCVFDKAVTYDEAMGKLEKNHYDIVILDIMGVRGFDLLDFSVKKGLKVVMLTAQALNADALQKSYQMKAHGYLPKDKLGEIVPFLEDILQYDFSTGWKRLLSKLEDFFDKNFDPSWRNKIGY, from the coding sequence ATGAATAAAAGTTTACTAGAAGGCAAGAAGATCTTGGCAGTAGACGATGAGCCTGATGTCCTTGTAGTCCTTGAGGAGGAAATAAAAGACGCCTGCCCCAGTTGTGTCTTTGATAAGGCAGTGACCTATGATGAGGCCATGGGAAAACTGGAGAAGAACCACTATGATATTGTAATACTGGACATCATGGGCGTAAGGGGTTTTGACCTTCTTGATTTTAGCGTCAAAAAAGGGCTAAAGGTTGTCATGCTCACTGCTCAGGCACTCAATGCCGATGCATTACAGAAGTCTTATCAGATGAAGGCCCACGGATATCTGCCTAAAGACAAGCTCGGAGAGATAGTCCCTTTTCTTGAGGATATTCTCCAATATGATTTTTCCACTGGATGGAAGAGGCTCCTTTCAAAGCTGGAAGACTTCTTTGATAAGAACTTTGACCCAAGCTGGCGAAATAAAATAGGGTATTAA
- a CDS encoding thioredoxin domain-containing protein, with protein MNRLSKENSPYLRHAATQKINWYPWCDEAFEKARIEGKPVFLSSGAVWCHWCHVMAKESFEDDEVAELLNKNFICIKLDRDERPDIDRRYQRAVAAMGGGGGWPLSVFLTHDKKPFYGGTYFPLNEQYGMLGFKTLLKAISELYKAKKDEVIANSTEIVRFLKTDSTVIGEINPEIINNGVRSILNSIDEDRGGFGYAPKFPMPGSIEFLLGNYFLKHDEDIGVFLKKTLYSMAKGGIHDQLAGGFHRYSTDAHWIIPHFEKMLDDNVWLLKNYIDAFCIFKEDLLRDVAYGIMGFIKDELSHEDGGFYASQDADVTPEDEGGYFTWSKDEFKSILDEDEFRVLSAYFLHDGGILPHNPKRMVLYIEESIEDLARKISMPVQTFKDLIERGKKKLLKERQKRQKPFIDKTLYTSLNSMAASIFLKAYMTFNYEDIKRLGLMTIDRILSENIKDDILFHSPGVKAMLDDYIYLADALVTAYEITGENNYICKAKDIMDTCIERLWDKETGGFIDSEDDVIGIKIKAIDDGPHPSANSLAIIILIKLSAILKDKAYKGYGENAIRTFSVQVQDMGVHAGYFYNVINFYFYMLELTIQRGVSKELKDEVYSLFYPYKVIRYEDDGDKVVPCFGATCYEPIQKPEAIKGLLKILPIGK; from the coding sequence ATGAACAGGCTGTCAAAGGAAAATTCACCTTATCTACGACATGCAGCAACACAGAAGATTAACTGGTATCCCTGGTGCGATGAAGCCTTTGAAAAGGCAAGGATTGAAGGAAAACCTGTTTTTTTGAGTTCAGGGGCTGTATGGTGTCATTGGTGTCATGTCATGGCAAAGGAATCCTTTGAGGATGATGAGGTGGCAGAGCTCCTAAATAAGAATTTTATATGTATAAAGCTTGACAGGGATGAAAGGCCTGACATAGACAGGCGATACCAGAGGGCAGTGGCTGCCATGGGTGGTGGAGGTGGATGGCCATTAAGTGTCTTTCTTACCCATGACAAAAAACCCTTTTATGGAGGCACATATTTTCCTCTCAACGAACAATACGGTATGCTGGGTTTTAAGACCCTACTTAAGGCAATAAGCGAATTATACAAGGCAAAAAAGGATGAGGTTATAGCAAATAGCACAGAGATTGTAAGATTTCTCAAGACTGATAGCACCGTGATAGGAGAGATAAATCCTGAGATAATAAACAATGGTGTAAGGTCTATCCTCAATTCCATAGATGAAGACAGGGGAGGTTTTGGCTATGCCCCAAAATTTCCCATGCCCGGTTCTATAGAGTTTTTGCTTGGTAATTATTTTTTAAAACATGATGAAGATATAGGGGTATTTTTAAAAAAGACCTTATATTCCATGGCAAAAGGGGGTATACATGACCAGCTTGCCGGTGGTTTTCATAGATACTCTACAGATGCCCACTGGATTATCCCCCATTTTGAAAAGATGCTTGATGACAATGTATGGCTTCTCAAGAATTACATAGATGCCTTTTGTATATTCAAAGAAGACCTGTTGAGAGACGTGGCTTACGGTATCATGGGGTTTATTAAAGACGAACTCTCCCATGAGGACGGAGGTTTTTATGCAAGCCAAGATGCCGATGTAACTCCTGAAGATGAAGGTGGATATTTTACTTGGAGTAAGGATGAGTTTAAAAGTATCCTTGATGAGGATGAATTCAGGGTGCTATCTGCATATTTTCTCCATGATGGGGGAATATTGCCCCATAATCCCAAGAGGATGGTCTTATATATAGAAGAATCTATTGAGGACCTTGCAAGAAAGATAAGTATGCCTGTCCAAACCTTCAAGGATTTGATAGAAAGAGGAAAGAAAAAACTCCTCAAAGAAAGGCAGAAAAGACAAAAACCCTTTATTGACAAAACATTATATACATCTTTAAACAGCATGGCTGCCTCCATCTTTTTAAAAGCATATATGACCTTCAATTATGAAGATATAAAGAGACTTGGCCTTATGACCATAGACAGGATATTAAGTGAGAACATAAAAGATGATATACTTTTCCATTCACCTGGTGTTAAGGCAATGCTCGATGATTATATATATCTTGCCGATGCCCTTGTAACAGCCTATGAGATAACAGGTGAGAATAATTATATTTGTAAGGCTAAAGACATTATGGATACCTGCATTGAGAGACTTTGGGATAAAGAAACAGGTGGTTTCATCGATTCTGAGGACGACGTGATAGGTATAAAGATTAAGGCTATAGATGATGGGCCACATCCTTCTGCAAATTCTTTGGCTATCATTATCCTTATTAAACTATCGGCAATACTAAAAGATAAGGCTTATAAGGGCTATGGAGAGAATGCCATAAGGACATTTTCGGTTCAGGTTCAAGATATGGGTGTCCATGCAGGATATTTCTATAATGTCATTAATTTCTATTTTTATATGCTTGAGCTTACCATCCAGAGAGGTGTTTCAAAAGAATTGAAGGATGAGGTATATTCACTATTCTATCCTTATAAGGTCATAAGATACGAAGATGATGGAGATAAGGTCGTCCCGTGTTTCGGTGCTACCTGTTATGAGCCTATACAAAAACCAGAGGCAATAAAAGGCCTTCTCAAAATACTGCCCATTGGAAAATAG
- a CDS encoding TolC family protein gives MSLFFKLRFISTIIFIFIAPCVLYAAETTLKKGDKIDLDLCREIALKLHPSITAYRYIIKTRESQLGQAKSAYYPKIDAYGEFMRNFRINNTQDPYFSAYTITHNSNHGKLSLNQNIYDFGRISSDVYIKRSNLESSKSDLDNIVIIVTTNLKYAYYGVLKAKRARDINIETVTQYEQHLNSAKTFFAAGRKPKYDVTKAELDLSNARLNLITAENNLKIAWVNLNNAMGIDSDAEYNIEDNLLYKRYELPLEDALNTAYKERADLKSIMSQKLAAEKTVELAKKEFMPRISGSAEYNALGSRYPLGQGWAMGIGLAMNIFDGLSTTNKIEEAISYKNKIEADIRTLKLQIMLEVQQAYLNIIKAQEAISNTEIQIKQAKENLELANFRYDAGLSEPLEVTDATVSYNNAQLANINALYDYKIAQVNLEKAMGKRQ, from the coding sequence ATGTCTTTATTTTTTAAATTAAGGTTTATCAGCACCATAATATTTATTTTCATTGCACCCTGTGTGCTATATGCTGCTGAGACAACCTTAAAAAAGGGTGATAAGATAGACCTTGATTTATGTCGCGAGATTGCCCTTAAACTTCATCCTTCTATAACAGCCTACCGTTATATAATAAAGACAAGGGAGTCGCAATTAGGCCAGGCAAAATCAGCCTATTATCCAAAGATTGATGCCTATGGGGAATTTATGAGAAACTTCAGGATAAACAATACCCAAGACCCCTATTTCAGTGCCTATACAATTACACATAATTCAAACCATGGCAAGTTGTCTTTGAACCAGAATATATATGACTTTGGTAGGATATCCAGCGATGTATATATAAAGAGGTCAAATTTAGAGTCATCCAAATCTGATCTTGATAATATAGTTATAATTGTAACAACAAACCTAAAATATGCCTACTATGGAGTGTTAAAGGCGAAGAGGGCAAGGGATATTAATATAGAGACAGTCACGCAGTATGAACAACACCTAAACAGTGCAAAGACGTTCTTTGCCGCAGGAAGAAAACCAAAATACGATGTAACAAAAGCAGAACTCGATCTGAGTAATGCAAGGCTAAATCTCATAACAGCAGAAAACAATCTAAAGATTGCATGGGTGAATCTCAATAATGCCATGGGGATAGATTCAGATGCCGAATATAACATAGAGGATAACCTCTTATATAAAAGATATGAACTACCCCTCGAAGATGCATTGAATACTGCTTATAAAGAGAGAGCTGACCTCAAGTCTATCATGAGCCAGAAGTTGGCTGCTGAAAAGACTGTAGAGCTTGCAAAAAAGGAATTCATGCCCAGGATATCTGGTTCTGCAGAATACAATGCCTTAGGAAGTAGATACCCCCTTGGGCAAGGTTGGGCTATGGGAATAGGGCTCGCCATGAACATTTTTGATGGACTGTCTACAACAAACAAGATAGAAGAGGCAATATCTTATAAAAATAAGATAGAGGCTGATATAAGGACTCTAAAACTCCAGATAATGCTTGAAGTGCAGCAGGCATACCTGAATATTATAAAGGCACAGGAGGCAATCTCCAACACAGAGATACAGATAAAACAGGCAAAGGAGAATCTTGAGCTTGCCAATTTTAGATATGATGCAGGACTATCAGAGCCCCTGGAGGTAACAGACGCAACCGTATCATACAACAATGCCCAGCTTGCAAATATAAATGCTCTTTATGATTACAAAATCGCCCAGGTAAATCTGGAAAAGGCAATGGGGAAAAGGCAATGA
- a CDS encoding efflux RND transporter periplasmic adaptor subunit has translation MRKKIIIFIVIIVMCFAGYKLFFKKRPQTPVAHAVPVLVAKAVQKTMPVQINQIGTVEAIKSIIIYSRVMGQLKNIHFQEGQDVNRDDMLFTIDPKPFEDKLRAAEAKYSQSLAQLQFNESQAKRYQFLFEKGAVSKADYENQITLAKTQEAIVKADKAELDNAKTNLDYCFIKAPVSGKTGQYGVREGTMVKENDTKLTVINQIAPVYVRFSVAEKELPVVRERLNKGHLKTLVSAPGLKEKTQEGTLTFIDNTVDPQTGMILLKATFSNKDRLLWPGQFVNVTLKLFDEPDAIVVPNEAVQIAQDTYYTFVVKPDNKVEYRAIAVSRTIGNETVITKGIKPGEIVVTDGHLKLRDGFTVEIRDSISPKTLNNSKIEPVKKNQ, from the coding sequence ATGAGAAAAAAGATAATCATCTTTATAGTCATTATTGTTATGTGTTTTGCAGGTTACAAACTCTTTTTTAAGAAGAGACCACAAACTCCTGTTGCCCATGCTGTCCCTGTGCTTGTTGCTAAGGCAGTTCAGAAGACCATGCCTGTCCAGATAAACCAGATAGGGACTGTTGAGGCCATTAAAAGTATAATCATCTATTCAAGGGTCATGGGCCAACTGAAAAATATACATTTTCAGGAGGGTCAGGATGTAAATAGGGACGACATGCTCTTTACAATAGACCCTAAACCCTTTGAAGACAAACTGAGGGCAGCAGAAGCAAAATACTCCCAGAGCCTTGCCCAGCTTCAGTTCAATGAGTCTCAAGCAAAGCGATATCAATTCCTTTTTGAGAAAGGAGCTGTATCCAAGGCTGATTATGAAAATCAGATTACCCTTGCAAAGACACAGGAGGCAATAGTTAAGGCAGATAAGGCAGAACTGGATAACGCAAAGACAAATCTCGATTATTGCTTTATAAAGGCACCTGTTTCAGGGAAGACAGGTCAATATGGTGTCCGTGAAGGCACTATGGTCAAAGAAAATGATACAAAACTCACAGTCATAAACCAGATAGCGCCTGTCTATGTGCGGTTCTCTGTGGCAGAGAAAGAGTTGCCTGTTGTAAGGGAACGCTTAAACAAAGGGCATCTCAAGACACTGGTATCTGCCCCAGGCTTGAAAGAAAAGACACAGGAAGGGACACTCACCTTTATCGATAATACTGTTGACCCACAGACAGGTATGATTTTACTTAAGGCTACATTTTCCAATAAAGATAGACTCCTCTGGCCCGGGCAGTTTGTTAATGTAACACTAAAACTGTTTGATGAGCCTGACGCTATTGTTGTCCCTAATGAGGCTGTCCAGATTGCCCAGGATACTTATTATACTTTTGTAGTAAAACCTGATAATAAGGTGGAATACAGAGCCATTGCTGTTTCAAGGACAATAGGGAATGAAACAGTTATAACCAAAGGTATAAAACCTGGTGAGATCGTTGTAACCGATGGACATCTAAAACTGAGAGATGGATTTACTGTGGAGATAAGAGACTCTATCTCACCAAAGACCCTGAATAATTCCAAGATAGAACCTGTAAAGAAAAATCAGTAA